Proteins encoded by one window of Lepeophtheirus salmonis chromosome 3, UVic_Lsal_1.4, whole genome shotgun sequence:
- the LOC121115116 gene encoding LOW QUALITY PROTEIN: ferroportin (The sequence of the model RefSeq protein was modified relative to this genomic sequence to represent the inferred CDS: substituted 1 base at 1 genomic stop codon) gives MKYSKLLALRASSAWGDRLWTFGAGVFMAKFDESHYRLVGLYGFTLCLTVVLFGTTLGHWIDGSKRFPAALSLLFVQVSSYNSYFCLVFFYYLDLVCNXNLSTLIACALIASELTWEYLPYLIIFIASISNLASQGSNILLEKDWIIVIASGNSELLAKLNSIFRTIDLLCLILSPLGAGLLFEYTSNRITALSIGLWNIISFLIEFILYWFVYNDFKNLSNKDTSNKDSKKGQIQSLKYYVNSPLKYGGLSLALLYLTVLGFDNITWAYCLSLGISETILGVSTAISALVGVIASLTFPLIRKSFGLYKTGIIGFSCLSISLIPCVVSIWIKGSPFYLLSDIESSYWSIGVFLSGVISARFGLWITDLSVSQIFQEEVQDDFRGSFNGIQCSLNNIMDILKFLLVISFPLKDSFGWLILCSYVSVSLGGIVFVAFYFTYLSKLISSPV, from the exons ATGAAATATTCTAAGCTACTTGCATTAAGAGCTTCATCAGCATGGGGCGACAGACTTTGGACATTCGGAGCTGGCGTTTTCATGGCTAAATTTGATGAAAGCCACTACCGTCTTGTTGGTCTCTATGGGTTCACTCTTTGTCTTACTGTCGTCCTCTTTGGTACAACCCTTGGTCATTGGATTGATGGAAGTAAACGCTTTCCTGCCGCCTTATCTCTATTGTTTGTACAGGTATCAtcttataattcatatttttgtttagtttttttttattatcttgatCTTGTATGTAATTAGAACTTGAGTACTCTCATTGCCTGCGCCTTGATAGCGTCTGAATTGACTTGGGAGTATCTACCCTACCTCATCATTTTCATTGCGTCCATATCAAATCTTGCATCCCAAGGTTCAAACATTTTGCTAGAAAAAGACTGGATTATCGTTATTGCCAGTGGAAATTCTGAGCTACTGGCTAAACTTAATTCCATATTTCGGACCATTGATCTATTGTGTCTGATTTTATCTCCACTTGGAGCGGGTCTCTTATTTGAATATACATCAAATag GATAACTGCATTGTCCATTGGATTATGGAACATTATCTCCTTTCTCATtgaattcattctttattgGTTTGTGTACAATGACTTTAAGAATCTGTCTAATAAAGATACCTCAAACAAAGATTCGAAAAAGGGTCAAATTCagtctttgaaatattatgtCAATAGTCCTCTCAAGTATGGGGGTCTCTCACTTGCATTACTTTATCTCACAGTTTTGGGATTTGACAATATAACATGGGCTTACTGTCTTAGTCTTGGAATCAGTGAAACCATTTTAGGCGTTTCTACTGCTATTTCAGCTCTTGTAGGTGTGATAGCTAGTTTAACCTTTCCTTTGATTAGGAAAAGTTTTGGGTTATATAAAACGGGTATCATTGGCTTCTCATGCCTCTCAATTTCTCTTATTCCTTGTGTAGTCTCGATTTGGATTAAAG GTtcacctttttatttattgtctgaCATAGAGTCAAGTTATTGGTCCATTGGAGTCTTTTTGTCAGGTGTAATAAGTGCGAGGTTTGGCTTATGGATCACGGACCTTTCAGTTTCTCAAATTTTCCAGGAAGAGGTTCAAGATGATTTCCGTGGATCATTTAATGGCATTCAATGCTcgctaaataatataatggatatattgaaatttttattggtAATTAGTTTTCCATTAAAAGACTCATTTGGTTGGTTAATACTTTGTAGTTATGTGTCAGTCTCACTAGGTGGAATTGTATTTGTAGCattttactttacttatttGTCAAAGTTAATAAGTTCTCCCGTCTaa
- the LOC121115366 gene encoding uncharacterized protein has protein sequence MSETLKKSMKMSICLKRKSSDPVKEEGKKKEDPNGTVGGGGLGPIKLKKKEEKDSLPPAASVFASSSSDEEEMPAEARMRMRNVGRETVTSSGPNSFGKTKQGFIDFKKLFEKQLQEDMDKVAGE, from the coding sequence ATGTCGGAGACGCTGAAGAAGAGCATGAAAATGAGTATTTGCCTGAAACGCAAGTCGAGTGATCCCGTGAAAGAGGAAGGGAAGAAGAAAGAGGATCCGAATGGGACAGTGGGCGGCGGCGGACTGGGACCCATTAAGctcaaaaagaaagaagagaaAGACTCTCTCCCACCGGCTGCCTCCGTCTTTGCTTCTTCTTCCTCTGACGAAGAGGAAATGCCTGCTGAAGCTCGTATGCGAATGAGGAACGTTGGGCGAGAAACAGTGACCTCCAGTGGACCCAATTCCTTTGGAAAAACGAAACAAGGAtttattgactttaaaaaactCTTTGAGAAACAACTTCAAGAAGATATGGACAAAGTGGCCGGGGAATAA